Proteins from a single region of Mucilaginibacter daejeonensis:
- a CDS encoding alpha/beta fold hydrolase, whose amino-acid sequence MNTPKTYYRNIRANGLNIFYREAGAQNTPVILLLHGYPTSSHMFRNLIPILSKQYHVIAPDLPGFGYSDAPDHKAFTYTFDNLTKTIQGFIDELKLKRFAVYVFDYGAPVGFRLAMNNPEKITGIISQNGNAYEEGLSSGWNPIQKYWQNPTQENRDALREFTTLKLTKWQYEEGVEDKTLIAPETYTLDQHFLDRPGNVEIQLDLLGDYRTNVALYPKFHVYFKEHQPKLLAVWGSKDPYFLPAGAEAFKKDLPDAKIKFYNTGHFAVETHVNEIGADILDFLATLPK is encoded by the coding sequence ATGAACACCCCAAAAACTTACTACCGAAACATTAGAGCAAATGGACTTAATATTTTTTACCGCGAGGCCGGAGCACAAAATACACCTGTGATCTTACTGCTTCATGGCTATCCTACATCTTCTCATATGTTCAGGAACCTCATCCCGATACTTAGCAAACAATATCATGTAATTGCTCCGGACCTGCCAGGTTTTGGCTACTCAGACGCACCTGACCACAAAGCATTCACCTATACCTTTGACAACCTGACTAAAACCATACAAGGGTTTATTGATGAGCTGAAACTAAAGCGCTTTGCTGTTTATGTATTTGATTATGGTGCCCCGGTTGGTTTCCGTCTGGCAATGAATAATCCGGAAAAAATCACCGGTATTATTTCGCAAAATGGTAACGCTTACGAAGAAGGATTAAGCAGTGGCTGGAATCCTATTCAAAAGTACTGGCAAAACCCTACACAGGAAAATCGTGACGCACTACGTGAATTTACTACCTTAAAGCTTACAAAGTGGCAGTATGAGGAAGGTGTTGAGGATAAAACATTGATCGCGCCAGAAACCTATACTTTAGATCAGCACTTTCTGGATCGCCCTGGTAATGTTGAGATACAACTCGATCTGTTGGGTGATTACCGGACCAATGTGGCTCTATACCCTAAGTTCCATGTATATTTTAAAGAGCATCAGCCTAAATTACTTGCGGTATGGGGCAGTAAAGATCCCTACTTTTTACCGGCAGGTGCCGAAGCCTTTAAAAAAGACCTGCCTGATGCAAAAATCAAATTTTATAACACCGGCCATTTCGCCGTGGAAACTCATGTTAATGAAATTGGCGCAGACATTTTGGATTTCTTAGCAACTTTGCCTAAATAA
- a CDS encoding MBL fold metallo-hydrolase — MKIQQFEDKGLSHYSYAILSECEKKIVLIDPSRDITSYLSYTKAHDATIIGVIETHPHADFVSGHLELQQVTGAVIYCSKLLGAEYAHQTFDDGDELSFGKIKLKALNTPGHSPDSISIVLAHNGQDKAVFTGDTLFIGDCGRPDLREQAGNLTARREELAKQMYHSLRDKLLVLDDAVWVYPAHGAGTLCGKALSDANRSTIGAERAGNWSLQEMSETEFVQTLLGDQPFIPKYFAYDVALNKHGAPPLQPALAGVPAKKPVELNSEMFIIDARSEQEFKKGHLPGSINIQDGGKFETWLGSIIAPKEAFCLVAENEENLNQLISKTAKIGYEAFLEAAFVIDGGHEQMAELNFAHFAAHPEQYTIVDIRNEAEVKAQPVFRNALPIPLYELRERLAEIPLSKPIVVHCAGGYRSAAGSSIVANAFDSKTNVFDLSEAIKKFIS; from the coding sequence ATGAAGATCCAACAATTTGAAGATAAAGGCCTGTCGCATTATTCCTATGCGATATTAAGCGAATGCGAAAAAAAGATCGTGCTGATCGATCCATCAAGGGATATTACCTCATACCTCTCTTATACAAAAGCGCACGATGCAACAATAATTGGTGTGATCGAAACCCATCCGCACGCCGATTTTGTGAGCGGGCACCTGGAATTGCAACAGGTTACTGGAGCGGTCATTTATTGCTCTAAACTATTGGGCGCTGAATATGCCCATCAAACATTTGACGATGGCGATGAGCTCTCATTCGGCAAAATAAAACTCAAAGCCCTGAACACACCAGGGCATTCGCCGGATAGCATCAGCATTGTTTTAGCACATAATGGCCAGGATAAAGCCGTGTTTACCGGCGATACACTGTTCATTGGTGATTGCGGCAGGCCTGATCTGCGTGAGCAGGCCGGAAACCTCACTGCGAGGCGTGAGGAATTAGCCAAACAGATGTATCATTCACTGCGCGACAAATTGTTGGTGTTGGACGATGCGGTTTGGGTTTACCCGGCACATGGCGCAGGTACCTTATGCGGTAAAGCGCTAAGCGATGCTAATCGCAGCACTATCGGCGCAGAAAGAGCGGGCAACTGGTCGTTACAGGAAATGAGCGAAACTGAATTTGTGCAGACCTTGCTGGGAGATCAGCCATTCATACCAAAATACTTTGCTTATGATGTTGCCTTGAATAAGCATGGCGCACCACCATTACAACCAGCATTAGCTGGCGTTCCGGCCAAAAAACCGGTCGAGCTGAACAGCGAAATGTTTATTATCGACGCCCGCTCTGAACAGGAATTTAAAAAAGGACATTTGCCGGGATCGATCAATATTCAGGATGGCGGCAAATTTGAAACCTGGCTGGGCAGCATCATTGCTCCCAAAGAAGCTTTTTGTTTAGTAGCTGAAAACGAGGAGAATTTAAATCAATTGATCAGCAAAACCGCTAAAATCGGTTACGAAGCTTTTTTAGAAGCCGCATTTGTGATTGACGGAGGCCACGAACAAATGGCAGAACTGAATTTTGCTCATTTTGCTGCGCACCCGGAGCAATACACGATAGTCGATATCCGAAACGAAGCTGAAGTAAAAGCGCAGCCGGTTTTCCGGAATGCTCTTCCTATTCCACTATATGAATTGCGGGAGCGTTTAGCGGAAATTCCTTTAAGTAAACCTATTGTGGTGCATTGCGCCGGAGGCTACCGCAGTGCTGCCGGCAGCAGTATTGTTGCTAACGCATTTGATTCGAAAACCAACGTGTTCGATCTTAGTGAAGCGATCAAAAAGTTTATATCTTAA
- a CDS encoding YeiH family protein: MNTQHQLTQPHTFLHLNENTRKVIFILCVSVCLTPFVSPAIALLLGLAVAQLSGHPYLHLNHKATHLLLQVSVVGLGFGMNVHSAMQAGKEGVLFTIASISSTLLFGFLIGKWLKIEKKTSYLISNGTAICGGSAIAAISPVIKAEEKQISVALGCVFILNSIALFVFPVAGHYFNLSQTQFGLWCAIAIHDTSSVVGAASKYGAHALEVATTVKLARALWIVPIAFLSTFLFKNDSKKVAIPYFIGLFILAMIANTYLPLVKLINPYMVMIAKAGLTLTLFLIGAGLSRQVLASVGFKPLLQGVVLWILISTSALYAIMHLA, from the coding sequence ATGAATACCCAACATCAGTTAACCCAGCCCCATACATTTCTTCACCTGAACGAAAACACCCGTAAGGTTATTTTTATACTTTGCGTATCCGTATGCCTAACACCATTTGTAAGCCCGGCCATCGCGCTGTTATTAGGTTTGGCGGTCGCACAATTATCCGGTCACCCGTACCTGCACTTAAATCATAAAGCGACTCACTTATTGCTGCAAGTTTCGGTGGTAGGGCTGGGTTTTGGCATGAATGTACACAGCGCCATGCAAGCCGGAAAAGAAGGCGTATTGTTTACCATCGCGTCTATCAGCAGTACATTATTATTCGGCTTTTTGATCGGCAAGTGGCTAAAAATTGAAAAGAAAACCTCGTATCTGATCTCCAACGGTACCGCTATTTGTGGCGGCAGCGCCATTGCCGCCATTTCTCCGGTGATCAAGGCCGAAGAAAAACAAATATCTGTTGCGTTGGGCTGTGTGTTTATTTTAAACTCTATAGCATTGTTTGTGTTCCCGGTTGCAGGGCATTACTTCAACTTATCGCAAACCCAATTTGGTTTATGGTGCGCTATTGCCATTCATGATACCAGCTCAGTAGTAGGCGCAGCCAGTAAATATGGTGCACATGCCTTAGAGGTAGCCACCACCGTTAAATTAGCCCGGGCACTGTGGATCGTGCCGATCGCTTTTCTATCAACCTTCCTGTTCAAAAACGATTCTAAAAAGGTAGCTATTCCTTATTTCATCGGGTTATTCATCCTGGCCATGATCGCCAACACTTATCTGCCCCTTGTAAAATTGATCAACCCCTACATGGTGATGATCGCGAAAGCTGGACTTACCTTAACATTATTCCTGATCGGTGCTGGTCTATCTCGCCAAGTACTGGCTTCAGTAGGATTTAAACCTTTGTTGCAGGGTGTGGTACTTTGGATACTAATCTCGACAAGCGCTTTGTATGCCATTATGCATTTGGCATAA
- a CDS encoding Crp/Fnr family transcriptional regulator — translation MIQFGPALQSALEENSHRKQLPAGTVLMSSNSYVRSLPVLLSGSMRVMRQDEDGREILLYYIKPGESCIMSFLAGIHEDTSKVRLEVEEDADVLMLPITKASEWVKSYPEWADFIFKLYHQRFEELLTVINEVAFQKLDDRIVELLKKKAAVFNSHEFQITHQQLAEELGTTREVVSRLLKQMEKKEMISLSRNKITLNFPV, via the coding sequence ATGATACAGTTTGGGCCAGCATTGCAATCAGCGTTAGAAGAAAACAGCCACCGTAAACAGTTGCCTGCCGGCACGGTGCTGATGTCATCCAACAGTTATGTGCGGTCATTGCCGGTGCTTTTATCCGGCAGTATGCGGGTTATGCGGCAGGATGAGGACGGCCGCGAGATCCTTTTATATTACATCAAGCCCGGCGAAAGCTGTATCATGTCATTCCTGGCCGGGATACATGAGGATACCTCAAAAGTACGCCTGGAGGTAGAAGAAGATGCCGACGTCTTGATGCTGCCCATTACCAAAGCCAGCGAATGGGTAAAAAGCTATCCCGAATGGGCCGACTTTATTTTTAAACTTTACCACCAGCGTTTCGAAGAATTGCTTACTGTGATCAATGAGGTTGCCTTTCAAAAACTGGATGACCGTATTGTAGAACTGCTCAAGAAGAAAGCCGCAGTATTCAATTCCCATGAATTTCAGATCACTCACCAGCAATTGGCAGAAGAGTTGGGCACAACGCGCGAAGTAGTATCACGCTTGCTTAAGCAAATGGAAAAGAAGGAAATGATCTCCCTTTCCCGCAATAAGATCACTTTAAATTTCCCTGTGTAA
- a CDS encoding SDR family oxidoreductase, whose amino-acid sequence MKKLENRVAVITGGNSGIGLATAQLFAQQGAHVAITGRNQQTLESAISQIGNDAIGVASNSAYLTQIDQLYQKVDQAFGKIDILVINAGVYVTGLLSDYTEEMFDQTSDINFKGVFFSVQKALPYLKDGASIILTGSTVSEKGLPTIAAYAATKAAVRSLARSFSAELLDRKIRVNVLSPGPVDTPVFERSGASQEEIAGAKAYMAQATPVKRMGTTDEMAQGFLYLASDDSKFMVGGELLLDGGLRTL is encoded by the coding sequence ATGAAAAAGTTAGAAAATAGAGTAGCCGTAATTACCGGTGGTAACAGCGGCATTGGATTAGCAACTGCACAGTTATTTGCCCAACAAGGCGCCCATGTTGCCATTACAGGCCGCAACCAGCAAACGCTGGAAAGCGCGATAAGCCAGATAGGCAATGATGCTATCGGTGTGGCAAGTAATTCGGCATATCTGACTCAAATCGACCAACTTTACCAAAAGGTAGACCAGGCATTCGGTAAGATTGATATTCTGGTCATTAATGCCGGCGTATACGTTACAGGACTACTGAGCGACTATACCGAGGAAATGTTCGACCAGACCAGCGATATTAATTTTAAAGGTGTTTTCTTCTCTGTGCAGAAGGCACTGCCATACTTGAAAGATGGTGCTTCCATTATTCTGACAGGCTCAACCGTTAGTGAAAAGGGCCTGCCTACCATTGCTGCTTACGCAGCAACTAAAGCGGCTGTACGTTCACTGGCCCGTAGTTTCTCAGCAGAATTGCTTGACCGCAAAATCCGTGTAAATGTTTTATCTCCCGGACCGGTGGATACCCCGGTATTTGAAAGAAGTGGTGCCAGCCAGGAAGAAATTGCCGGAGCAAAAGCATATATGGCACAAGCAACGCCGGTAAAAAGAATGGGAACTACTGATGAAATGGCGCAAGGCTTCCTATACCTCGCCTCTGACGACTCTAAGTTTATGGTGGGCGGCGAGCTGTTGCTGGATGGTGGCTTAAGAACGTTATGA
- a CDS encoding sulfite exporter TauE/SafE family protein, protein MEIAGYAASVLIGLSLGLIGGGGSILTVPILVYFFAIDPVLATTYSLFVVGLTSTAGAASHYLKSNVDVKTALIFGLPSLAAVFIMRRWVMPVIPIHLFTLGHWTVTKSMLLMLVFAGLMLAASLSMIRNKKEDRGSSLELSYPRLIFQAIAVGLITGFVGVGGGFLIIPSLVLLAGLPMKKAVGTSLMVMTISSLLGVLGDITGHVVINYAFLAVFSGFAIAGIILGSYLTRFISDTRLKPAFGWFVLAMGIFVLISTLTNSHGHH, encoded by the coding sequence TTGGAAATAGCAGGTTACGCAGCTTCGGTTTTAATTGGTTTATCCCTTGGTTTAATAGGCGGCGGTGGCTCTATTCTCACCGTACCTATTCTCGTTTATTTTTTTGCTATCGATCCGGTGTTAGCGACCACTTACTCGTTATTTGTAGTTGGACTAACCAGTACCGCAGGTGCGGCCAGCCATTACCTAAAAAGCAATGTGGATGTTAAGACCGCGTTGATCTTTGGTTTACCATCCTTGGCCGCCGTATTTATCATGCGGAGATGGGTAATGCCGGTGATACCAATTCACTTATTTACGCTCGGACACTGGACTGTTACCAAAAGCATGCTGCTGATGCTGGTTTTTGCCGGTCTGATGCTGGCAGCATCCCTTTCCATGATCCGGAATAAAAAGGAAGATCGTGGTAGTTCCCTAGAGCTTAGTTATCCAAGATTAATTTTCCAGGCCATAGCTGTTGGCCTTATCACTGGTTTTGTAGGTGTTGGCGGTGGTTTTCTTATTATTCCATCGCTGGTATTGCTCGCAGGTTTACCGATGAAAAAAGCAGTGGGTACTTCGCTTATGGTAATGACCATTAGCTCGCTGCTGGGTGTATTGGGTGATATCACCGGGCATGTAGTAATAAATTATGCGTTTTTAGCTGTCTTTTCGGGTTTTGCCATTGCCGGTATCATCCTTGGCAGTTACCTCACGCGGTTCATTAGCGATACTCGCCTGAAGCCTGCCTTTGGCTGGTTTGTATTGGCTATGGGTATCTTTGTTTTAATAAGCACTTTAACTAACTCACATGGACATCATTAA
- a CDS encoding class I SAM-dependent methyltransferase yields MADKKKHWENVYAHKKLTEVSWYEEKPETSLSIINSFDLPKDAAIIDIGGGDSLLADHLLELGYSNITVLDISAKAIDRAKLRLGDKANGIKWIVSDVLDMEIDDQYDLWHDRAAFHFLTNTADQSKYAKVAAKHLTNKGWLIIGTFGLNGPERCSGLAVECHSPASLSNIFQEQFQLTGSMEHIHHTPFDTDQVFNYSWFQILP; encoded by the coding sequence ATGGCTGATAAAAAAAAACACTGGGAAAACGTTTATGCTCATAAAAAGCTGACCGAAGTAAGCTGGTACGAAGAAAAGCCGGAAACCTCGTTAAGCATCATCAACAGTTTTGATCTTCCCAAGGATGCCGCCATTATCGACATTGGTGGCGGAGACAGCTTACTGGCCGATCATCTGTTGGAATTGGGTTACTCCAACATTACCGTATTGGATATTTCTGCCAAGGCTATTGACAGGGCGAAGTTACGGTTGGGTGATAAGGCCAACGGAATTAAATGGATCGTAAGTGATGTGCTGGATATGGAAATTGACGATCAATATGACCTTTGGCATGACCGGGCAGCATTTCATTTTTTGACCAATACAGCAGATCAAAGCAAATACGCTAAAGTGGCAGCTAAACATCTGACCAATAAAGGATGGCTCATCATCGGGACTTTTGGTTTAAATGGCCCAGAAAGGTGCAGCGGATTAGCTGTTGAATGTCATTCCCCTGCTTCGTTGTCGAATATTTTCCAGGAGCAGTTTCAATTAACTGGCAGTATGGAACATATTCATCATACACCTTTTGATACTGACCAGGTATTTAATTACAGTTGGTTTCAAATACTACCATAA
- a CDS encoding helix-turn-helix domain-containing protein, producing MKLHYVDPISAGELHLTLHESNFDRLFFQRDRKDKFLTLAWNDGPAQTVTIDGIQQNFPPQTILPLMVNQTFTFEKPEHIIAWQYNRNFYCIVDHDKEVSCVGFLFYGSAETMFIALDEQQQKKLNLLLQVFIDEFEDKDAIQRDMLQMMLKRLIIIVTRLGKQQYLKEQTLTDDKLDVLRKFNLMVENNYRKAHTVQFYADQLNKSPKTLANYFALYNHKSPLTVIQDRIILEAKRLLMYTDKSAKEIAYDLGYDDASYFSNFFKKQTSYAPSDFRNAKATLLSAGQ from the coding sequence ATGAAGCTACATTATGTAGATCCTATTTCTGCAGGCGAATTGCATCTTACCTTGCACGAGTCTAACTTCGACCGGTTATTTTTTCAGCGGGATCGTAAAGACAAGTTTCTAACCCTTGCCTGGAATGATGGACCAGCGCAGACGGTAACTATTGATGGCATTCAACAGAACTTTCCGCCTCAAACCATCCTGCCGTTAATGGTGAACCAGACTTTTACATTTGAAAAGCCTGAACACATTATCGCCTGGCAATATAACCGGAACTTTTATTGCATCGTAGATCATGATAAAGAAGTGAGCTGCGTAGGCTTTTTATTTTACGGCTCTGCAGAGACCATGTTCATCGCTTTGGATGAGCAGCAACAAAAAAAGCTCAACCTGCTGCTGCAAGTATTTATAGATGAGTTTGAGGACAAAGACGCTATACAGCGCGATATGCTGCAAATGATGCTGAAGCGCCTGATTATCATTGTAACCAGATTGGGTAAACAACAGTACTTAAAAGAGCAAACGTTGACAGATGATAAACTGGATGTACTGCGAAAGTTTAACCTGATGGTAGAAAATAATTACCGCAAAGCGCATACCGTGCAGTTTTATGCTGATCAGTTGAATAAATCGCCCAAAACGTTAGCTAACTACTTCGCTTTGTACAATCATAAATCGCCGCTTACGGTAATACAAGACCGTATTATACTTGAGGCTAAACGATTGCTGATGTACACAGACAAATCTGCCAAGGAGATTGCTTATGACCTTGGATATGACGATGCCTCCTATTTCAGTAACTTTTTTAAGAAACAAACCAGCTACGCACCGTCTGATTTCCGAAACGCTAAAGCAACTTTGCTTTCCGCCGGGCAATAG
- a CDS encoding sensor histidine kinase, whose translation MLINLINNAVKYSPQGTIINVSATTRDGQVRVCVKDEGMAIPAKDLPHVFDRFYRVEGEHMKTTKGFGIGLYLCREIIERHGGKIGAESELGIGSTFWFEIPVTH comes from the coding sequence GTGCTGATCAATTTGATTAACAATGCGGTCAAGTATTCCCCGCAGGGAACGATCATTAACGTTTCGGCTACCACCCGGGATGGACAGGTACGTGTCTGCGTCAAAGATGAGGGCATGGCCATTCCGGCTAAAGACCTGCCACACGTTTTTGACCGTTTCTATAGGGTCGAGGGCGAACATATGAAAACCACCAAGGGGTTTGGTATCGGTTTGTATCTATGCCGCGAGATCATTGAGCGGCACGGCGGTAAGATCGGCGCGGAAAGTGAATTAGGCATCGGCAGTACTTTTTGGTTTGAAATTCCCGTGACCCATTAA
- a CDS encoding DUF6691 family protein — translation MKNLKFLLVGICFGIILIKSEVISWFRIQEMFRLQSFHMYGIIGSAIVVAMIAIVLIKRFNIKTIYQEPIVIPDKKFNWGYVYGGLIFGLGWALTGACPGPLFAQIGSGILVTTVTLLSALAGTWVYGLLREKLPH, via the coding sequence ATGAAGAATCTGAAGTTTTTACTGGTAGGGATATGTTTCGGTATCATCCTGATCAAATCCGAGGTGATCTCATGGTTCCGCATACAGGAAATGTTCCGTTTGCAATCCTTTCATATGTATGGCATCATCGGCAGCGCCATTGTAGTGGCCATGATCGCTATAGTATTGATCAAGCGCTTTAATATCAAAACGATCTATCAGGAACCTATTGTTATCCCGGACAAGAAATTTAACTGGGGATACGTTTATGGCGGATTGATCTTTGGATTAGGCTGGGCGCTTACCGGCGCGTGCCCCGGTCCGCTGTTCGCGCAGATCGGCAGCGGTATTTTGGTTACAACTGTAACGCTGCTGAGCGCTCTTGCAGGAACCTGGGTTTATGGTTTATTACGTGAAAAACTCCCTCATTGA
- a CDS encoding YeeE/YedE family protein: protein MDIIKQPWPWYVAGPLIGLIVPALLILGNKTFGISSTLRQICAACIPANISFFKYDWKKDTWNLFFIAGIVIGGFIAAHLLSNPGPVGINPKTIVALQQQGIKDFSGLLPQDIFSFKALTTLKGFVFMVIGGLLVGFGTRYAGGCTSGHAIMGISSLQWPSLVATCCFMIGGFVMTWLILPYLLQL, encoded by the coding sequence ATGGACATCATTAAACAACCGTGGCCCTGGTATGTAGCCGGGCCTTTAATAGGCCTCATCGTACCGGCGCTATTAATATTAGGTAACAAAACATTCGGTATCTCATCAACCTTACGGCAGATCTGCGCGGCTTGTATCCCGGCAAATATTTCCTTTTTTAAATACGACTGGAAGAAGGACACATGGAATTTGTTTTTTATTGCAGGCATCGTTATAGGCGGATTCATCGCCGCGCATTTATTGTCTAATCCCGGGCCGGTGGGCATCAATCCTAAAACCATTGTTGCCTTGCAGCAGCAGGGCATTAAAGATTTCAGCGGTTTACTGCCACAGGATATTTTTAGTTTCAAGGCGCTTACCACTTTAAAAGGGTTTGTATTTATGGTAATTGGCGGTTTGCTGGTCGGCTTTGGTACGCGCTATGCCGGCGGCTGTACTTCCGGCCATGCCATTATGGGGATCTCTTCTTTACAATGGCCTTCCCTGGTAGCTACCTGCTGCTTTATGATTGGCGGCTTCGTCATGACCTGGCTGATCTTACCTTATTTATTACAGCTATGA
- a CDS encoding sensor histidine kinase yields MFSEEGTPLRFIGSVLDITEQKQEEQRRIDFIGIVSHELRSPLTSLSGYLQMLEMSARKNNDQFTGNVSAKAKRQVGKMSSMITGFLDVARMGEGKIQINHKPFDMAELVKAAESESLATITTHTVIYHPVEHTPVLADEDKIEQVLINLINNAVKYSPQGTIINVSATTRDGQVRVCVKDEGMAIPAKDLPHVFDRFYRVEGEHMKTTKGFGIGL; encoded by the coding sequence TTGTTTAGTGAAGAGGGCACACCGCTCCGGTTCATCGGCTCCGTTCTGGACATTACCGAGCAAAAGCAGGAAGAACAGCGCCGGATCGATTTTATCGGCATTGTGAGCCACGAACTCCGTTCACCCTTAACTTCACTAAGTGGTTATCTGCAAATGCTGGAGATGAGTGCGAGAAAGAACAATGATCAATTCACCGGCAACGTATCGGCAAAAGCCAAACGGCAGGTCGGTAAAATGAGCAGCATGATCACCGGATTCCTGGATGTCGCACGCATGGGCGAAGGAAAGATACAGATCAATCACAAACCCTTTGATATGGCTGAGCTGGTCAAGGCTGCTGAATCGGAATCGTTAGCGACAATCACCACGCATACCGTGATTTATCATCCGGTAGAACATACACCCGTTCTGGCTGATGAGGACAAAATAGAACAGGTGCTGATCAATTTGATTAACAATGCGGTCAAGTATTCCCCGCAGGGAACGATCATTAACGTTTCGGCTACCACCCGGGATGGACAGGTACGTGTCTGCGTCAAAGATGAGGGCATGGCCATTCCGGCTAAAGACCTGCCACACGTTTTTGACCGTTTCTATAGGGTCGAGGGCGAACATATGAAAACCACCAAGGGGTTTGGTATCGGTTTGTAA
- a CDS encoding response regulator — protein MCKVLVCDDDKDILDMTSMLLEYSGFEVITQINSSKVIDQAIAEKPDVMLIDIWMPFSGDELTRQIKKTPQLLRIPVVLFSAAINGKMIAKEAGADRFVEKPFDVENLAAIINSVIAA, from the coding sequence ATGTGTAAAGTTTTGGTTTGTGATGATGACAAAGACATCCTGGATATGACCAGTATGCTTTTGGAGTATTCGGGTTTTGAGGTCATCACCCAGATCAATAGCAGCAAGGTCATCGATCAGGCTATTGCGGAAAAACCGGATGTAATGCTGATAGACATCTGGATGCCTTTTTCAGGAGATGAACTGACCAGACAGATCAAAAAAACGCCTCAACTCTTACGTATCCCAGTAGTGCTTTTCTCAGCGGCTATCAATGGCAAAATGATCGCTAAGGAAGCCGGTGCGGATCGATTTGTAGAAAAGCCTTTTGATGTAGAAAACTTGGCAGCTATCATCAACTCTGTTATCGCTGCGTAG